In Achromobacter spanius, the following proteins share a genomic window:
- a CDS encoding tRNA threonylcarbamoyladenosine dehydratase, producing the protein MNSPDHPAPSADLDRRFGGLSRLYGPQAPARLQQAHVAVAGLGGVGSWTVEALVRCGVGALTLIDLDHIAESNVNRQIHALTSTLGQSKVDAMAERVLEINPECRLTRIDDFVSPENVAEVLPGPYTVIIDCTDQAEAKIAMILHARALGVPMLLCGGAGGKTDPLALRAGDLSASVNDALLAKLRNKLRREHGFPRASDQNGKALKRVPKMGVHALWFDQPAILPDAWTRPIEGEDDMGAAAQSPAPQGLSCAGYGSVVTVTAAMGMAAANEALRMAI; encoded by the coding sequence ATGAACTCGCCCGACCACCCAGCCCCCTCCGCCGACCTGGACCGCCGTTTTGGCGGTCTGTCCCGTTTGTATGGCCCCCAGGCGCCCGCCCGGCTTCAACAGGCACACGTTGCCGTCGCCGGACTGGGCGGCGTGGGGTCCTGGACGGTCGAGGCCCTGGTGCGCTGCGGCGTGGGCGCGTTGACGCTGATCGACCTGGACCACATTGCCGAATCCAATGTCAATCGTCAGATCCATGCGCTGACGTCCACGCTGGGGCAATCCAAGGTTGATGCCATGGCCGAGCGGGTGTTGGAGATCAACCCCGAATGCCGGCTGACGCGCATTGACGACTTTGTGTCGCCCGAGAACGTGGCCGAGGTCTTGCCCGGCCCATACACCGTCATCATCGATTGCACCGACCAGGCCGAGGCCAAGATCGCGATGATTCTGCATGCGCGCGCGCTGGGCGTGCCCATGCTGCTGTGCGGCGGCGCGGGTGGCAAGACCGATCCGCTGGCCTTGCGGGCGGGCGACCTGTCGGCGTCGGTGAACGACGCCTTGCTGGCCAAGCTGCGCAACAAGCTGCGCCGCGAGCACGGTTTTCCCCGCGCCTCCGACCAGAACGGCAAGGCGCTCAAGCGCGTGCCGAAGATGGGCGTGCATGCCCTGTGGTTCGACCAGCCGGCCATTCTGCCCGACGCCTGGACGCGCCCCATCGAGGGCGAAGACGATATGGGCGCGGCGGCGCAGAGCCCCGCGCCGCAGGGCTTGTCTTGCGCCGGTTACGGGTCGGTGGTGACGGTGACCGCGGCCATGGGCATGGCGGCGGCCAACGAAGCGTTGCGGATGGCGATCTGA
- a CDS encoding efflux transporter outer membrane subunit produces MKAVSLICKPVARTLALALALPLALAGCGSLLRSDYEPPLTQTPAAWTYGGAGNSQAPLADGGAWWRNFNDPVLNGLVDAVLARNNDLAAAAIRVRRAQYQAGLTEDKLIPQLGGDANVTRNRNLYGDRAITRANQAQLTVSYEVDLWGKLSRQRDAAQWEALATEQDRQSAALSLVGTTATLYWQTAFINQRIASSEESIAYARRTQDLVRAQYAAGGASALELAEAEQTVASQQAAHTLLVQQRVEYTNALTILFDGPPDRSMANPPRLPAYPLPEARAGVPADLLGRRPDLRATELRLREALATVDATRASFYPPVTLTGAVGSASPTLSNMLQNPVATLGVGLTLPFLQWNQMQLNIKISKADYEERVVNFRQSLYQAMADVENALSNRTQLALQAEQLAVSLRAAREAERLYEVRYRAGAVSLKDWLDAQEKRRTAEIARDENGLNRLVNQVTVYRALGGDDAG; encoded by the coding sequence ATGAAAGCGGTTTCCCTGATTTGCAAACCTGTCGCGCGGACGTTGGCGCTGGCCTTGGCCCTGCCTTTGGCTTTAGCGGGATGCGGCAGCCTGCTGCGTAGCGACTACGAACCCCCGCTGACCCAGACGCCCGCCGCCTGGACCTACGGTGGAGCGGGGAACTCGCAAGCCCCCTTGGCTGACGGCGGCGCCTGGTGGCGCAATTTCAATGACCCGGTGTTGAACGGGCTGGTCGACGCCGTCCTGGCGCGCAATAACGACCTGGCCGCGGCCGCCATCCGCGTGCGCCGCGCGCAATACCAGGCGGGCCTGACCGAAGACAAGCTGATCCCGCAGTTGGGTGGCGACGCCAACGTGACGCGCAACCGCAACCTGTATGGCGACCGTGCCATCACGCGCGCCAACCAGGCCCAGCTGACCGTCAGCTACGAAGTGGATCTGTGGGGCAAGCTCTCGCGCCAGCGGGACGCGGCGCAATGGGAAGCGCTGGCCACCGAGCAAGACCGCCAGTCCGCCGCCTTGTCGCTGGTGGGCACCACCGCCACGCTGTATTGGCAAACGGCCTTCATCAACCAGCGCATTGCCAGCAGCGAGGAAAGCATCGCCTACGCGCGCCGCACGCAAGACCTGGTGCGCGCGCAATACGCCGCGGGCGGCGCGTCGGCGCTGGAACTGGCCGAAGCCGAGCAGACCGTGGCCAGCCAGCAGGCGGCGCACACCTTGCTGGTGCAGCAGCGCGTGGAATACACCAATGCGTTGACGATTCTGTTTGACGGCCCCCCCGACCGCAGCATGGCCAACCCGCCCCGCCTGCCGGCATACCCGCTGCCCGAGGCCCGCGCCGGTGTGCCGGCGGACCTGCTTGGCCGCCGCCCCGATTTGCGCGCCACCGAGCTGCGCCTGCGCGAGGCGCTGGCCACCGTCGACGCCACCCGCGCCAGCTTCTATCCGCCGGTGACGCTGACGGGCGCGGTGGGCAGCGCCAGCCCCACGCTGTCGAACATGCTGCAAAACCCCGTCGCCACGCTGGGCGTGGGTCTGACGCTGCCGTTCCTGCAATGGAACCAGATGCAGCTGAACATCAAGATCTCGAAGGCCGATTACGAAGAGCGTGTCGTCAATTTCCGGCAGTCGCTGTATCAGGCCATGGCTGATGTGGAAAACGCGCTGTCGAACCGAACCCAGTTGGCCTTGCAGGCCGAGCAGCTTGCGGTGTCGCTACGCGCGGCGCGCGAGGCCGAGCGCCTGTACGAAGTGCGGTATCGGGCAGGGGCCGTGTCCTTGAAGGACTGGCTGGACGCGCAGGAAAAGCGTCGCACGGCCGAGATTGCTCGGGACGAGAACGGCCTGAACCGCCTGGTGAACCAGGTGACGGTGTATCGGGCACTGGGCGGGGATGATGCGGGCTGA
- a CDS encoding non-heme iron oxygenase ferredoxin subunit: MTTQWIKAIAHADVPEDDVIAVQAGDREIALYGVDGEVYATDNLCTHGNARLCDGFLTGHEIECPLHQGRFDVRDGRALCSPLRDNVATYPVRIEDGMVFVGM, encoded by the coding sequence ATGACTACTCAATGGATCAAGGCCATCGCCCATGCCGATGTGCCCGAAGACGACGTGATCGCCGTGCAGGCGGGCGACCGCGAAATCGCGCTGTACGGCGTGGACGGCGAGGTCTACGCCACCGACAACCTCTGTACGCACGGCAACGCGCGCTTATGCGATGGCTTCTTGACCGGCCATGAAATCGAATGCCCGCTGCACCAGGGCCGCTTTGACGTGCGCGATGGGCGGGCGCTGTGTTCGCCCTTGCGCGACAACGTGGCGACCTACCCGGTCAGGATCGAGGACGGGATGGTGTTCGTGGGGATGTAG
- a CDS encoding aromatic ring-hydroxylating dioxygenase subunit alpha, whose product MHIDPPWQGDGSHRIPFGVYTDAALHQRELERFFYRAHWCYVGLEAEIPNPGDFKRTAVGERSVILLRDQSGQVRVVENVCAHRGVQFCRERSGNRSEFVCPYHQWNYDLEGNLIGVPFRRGVKQDGKVNGGMPPDFKTEEHGLTKLAVACRNGVVFASFDHDAEPLEDYLGPDILHYFDRVFDGRELVIHGYSRQRIPGNWKLMQENIKDPYHPGLLHTWFVTFGLWRADNRSELKMDRHFRHAAMISTRGQGGKGSVTSGVSSFKEQMSLNDDRFLDIVPEPWWNGPTAVLMTLFPSVIIQQQVNSLSTRHIQPVGHDAFDFVWTHFGFAEDTPEMTRRRLRQANLFGPAGFVSADDGEVIEFSQSGFEQKPWHRSVAELGGKTAENTDHMVTETLIRGMYAYWRRVMEA is encoded by the coding sequence ATGCACATCGACCCGCCCTGGCAGGGCGACGGTTCCCACCGTATTCCCTTCGGCGTCTACACCGACGCCGCCTTGCACCAGCGCGAGCTGGAACGCTTCTTCTACCGGGCGCACTGGTGTTACGTCGGTCTGGAAGCCGAAATTCCCAACCCAGGCGACTTCAAGCGCACCGCCGTGGGCGAGCGATCGGTGATTCTGCTGCGCGACCAGAGCGGCCAGGTGCGCGTGGTGGAAAACGTGTGCGCCCATCGCGGCGTGCAGTTCTGCCGTGAACGATCCGGCAACCGCAGCGAATTCGTCTGCCCCTATCACCAATGGAATTACGACCTGGAAGGCAACCTGATCGGCGTGCCCTTCCGACGCGGCGTCAAACAAGACGGCAAGGTCAACGGCGGCATGCCGCCCGATTTCAAGACCGAAGAGCACGGCCTGACCAAGCTGGCGGTGGCCTGTCGAAACGGCGTGGTGTTCGCCTCGTTCGACCACGACGCCGAACCGCTGGAAGACTATCTGGGACCAGACATCCTGCACTATTTCGACCGTGTCTTCGATGGCCGTGAACTGGTCATCCATGGCTACAGCCGCCAGCGCATCCCGGGCAACTGGAAGCTGATGCAGGAGAACATCAAGGACCCCTATCACCCCGGCCTGCTGCACACCTGGTTCGTCACCTTCGGGCTGTGGCGCGCGGACAACCGGTCGGAACTGAAAATGGACCGCCACTTCCGCCACGCCGCCATGATTTCCACGCGCGGCCAAGGCGGCAAGGGCAGCGTCACCAGCGGCGTGTCCAGCTTCAAGGAACAGATGTCGCTGAACGACGACCGCTTCCTGGACATCGTGCCGGAGCCCTGGTGGAACGGCCCCACCGCCGTGCTGATGACGTTGTTTCCCAGCGTGATCATCCAGCAGCAGGTCAATTCGCTATCCACCCGCCACATCCAGCCCGTGGGCCACGACGCCTTCGACTTCGTCTGGACGCACTTCGGCTTTGCCGAAGATACGCCCGAGATGACGCGCCGGCGGCTGCGCCAAGCCAACCTGTTCGGCCCGGCCGGCTTCGTATCGGCGGACGACGGCGAAGTGATTGAATTTTCGCAATCGGGTTTTGAACAGAAACCGTGGCATCGCAGCGTGGCGGAACTGGGCGGCAAGACCGCCGAGAACACCGACCACATGGTGACCGAAACGCTGATACGCGGCATGTATGCGTATTGGCGCCGCGTGATGGAGGCATGA
- a CDS encoding aromatic-ring-hydroxylating dioxygenase subunit beta: MLDFPLYYRLTCLYTDYAAALDAEQWEKWPDFFLEDCTYKVLPRENHERGYPLATMAFESRAMLKDRIYGATETIFHDPYYQRHVVGAPRVLLVQGDRIESEANYAVFRTKPNQLTTVFNVGRYLDVVRSTPDGLKFESRLCIFDSELVPNSLIYPI, encoded by the coding sequence ATGCTGGACTTTCCGCTCTACTACCGCCTGACCTGCCTGTACACCGACTACGCCGCCGCGCTGGACGCCGAGCAATGGGAGAAATGGCCCGACTTCTTTCTGGAAGACTGCACCTACAAGGTGCTGCCCCGCGAAAATCACGAACGCGGCTACCCCTTGGCCACCATGGCGTTCGAAAGCCGCGCCATGCTGAAAGACCGCATCTACGGCGCCACCGAAACGATCTTTCACGACCCCTACTACCAGCGCCATGTGGTGGGCGCGCCGCGCGTGTTGCTGGTGCAAGGCGACCGCATCGAATCCGAAGCCAACTATGCCGTCTTTCGCACCAAGCCCAACCAACTGACCACGGTGTTCAACGTGGGCCGCTACCTGGACGTGGTGCGCAGCACGCCGGACGGCCTGAAGTTTGAATCGCGGCTGTGCATCTTCGACAGCGAGCTGGTGCCCAATTCGCTTATCTACCCTATTTAG